A single Streptomyces sp. Edi2 DNA region contains:
- a CDS encoding IPT/TIG domain-containing protein: MPINPDQGSTGGGATVTFTGTGLADATVVHFGNKSAAITANTPTSVSVVAPSGAGVVDATVSTPGGTSNPEPFYYVPPPVIVAVAPSSGPLAGGETVTVTGRGLATTTSVAFGATEVTPTVVSDSELTVVSPAHAAGAVALVVTALGGTATASGTFGFVGPPTATGFSPLTGLPAGGTLVGITGTRLSTTTGVTFGGVPATFAVLSDTQVAAIAPTHSLGAVTVAVTTTGGSATAPGVFLYLLG, from the coding sequence ATGCCGATCAATCCGGACCAAGGGTCAACCGGTGGTGGGGCCACGGTCACCTTCACCGGTACCGGCCTCGCAGACGCCACCGTGGTGCACTTCGGGAACAAGTCGGCCGCCATCACGGCCAATACCCCCACCTCCGTGTCGGTGGTCGCCCCTTCGGGGGCCGGAGTGGTCGACGCCACGGTGAGCACCCCGGGGGGCACCAGCAACCCCGAGCCCTTCTACTACGTTCCCCCGCCCGTCATCGTCGCCGTCGCGCCGTCGTCCGGGCCCCTCGCGGGCGGCGAGACGGTTACCGTCACCGGGCGCGGCCTCGCCACCACCACCTCGGTGGCGTTCGGTGCAACAGAGGTGACGCCGACGGTGGTGTCCGACAGTGAACTGACTGTCGTGAGCCCGGCCCATGCGGCCGGTGCCGTGGCTTTGGTCGTCACGGCTCTGGGCGGTACCGCCACCGCCTCCGGAACCTTCGGCTTCGTGGGCCCGCCGACCGCCACCGGCTTCAGCCCGCTGACGGGCCTCCCCGCAGGCGGCACACTGGTCGGCATCACGGGCACTCGGCTGTCGACGACCACCGGTGTGACCTTCGGCGGTGTCCCCGCCACGTTCGCGGTCCTGTCCGACACCCAAGTCGCAGCCATCGCCCCCACCCATTCTCTGGGCGCGGTCACCGTCGCGGTCACCACTACGGGCGGCTCCGCCACCGCGCCCGGGGTGTTTCTCTACCTGCTCGGTTGA
- a CDS encoding HTTM domain-containing protein: MSVEKDTARAPSPFKDLGTKLDRAIARGLNKITGMTLAPYQAAVVRIGFALTFGLYLIREWPHRQELYGTTSPWGLDLAHRLVDSNHAFTVLLWSSDRLWFELVYHGTIVACVLLLIGWHTRTTSLLFMIGVLSLLNRNVLLGDGGDTLIHLIASYLVLTRCGQVWSLDARRRARAAALGEEDRNPVGVALWGLCGLGLALAQITGFAQLPWGWILIFWGLWLIQALWYWAGRSRFSEVRGVLDVTANLVHNSAMLVIAAQVCLLYATAGWYKIQGPRWQDGTALHYPLHLNYFSPWTPLSQALDSGSVIVTLITYGTVIAQVAFPFTLLNRRVKNVLLAILMTEHATIAVICGLPFFSLAMVVADMVFLPTNFLLWIGSRVSSTRNRITRPLRRDKEPQVTGAKAPV, from the coding sequence GTGAGCGTCGAGAAGGACACCGCCCGGGCACCTTCCCCCTTCAAGGACTTGGGCACAAAGCTCGACCGGGCCATCGCCAGAGGTCTGAACAAGATCACGGGGATGACGCTGGCTCCCTACCAGGCCGCGGTCGTCCGGATCGGCTTCGCGCTGACCTTCGGCCTCTACCTCATCCGCGAGTGGCCGCACCGCCAGGAGCTCTACGGCACCACCAGCCCATGGGGATTGGACCTGGCCCATCGCCTCGTCGACTCGAACCACGCGTTCACGGTGCTGCTGTGGTCGAGCGACAGGCTGTGGTTCGAGCTGGTCTACCACGGGACGATCGTGGCGTGCGTGCTGCTGCTCATCGGATGGCACACCCGCACGACCTCGTTGCTGTTCATGATCGGGGTGTTGTCGCTGCTCAACCGCAACGTCCTGCTGGGCGACGGTGGCGACACCCTCATCCATCTGATCGCGAGTTATCTGGTGCTCACCCGCTGCGGGCAGGTCTGGTCGCTGGACGCGCGACGGCGGGCGCGCGCGGCGGCGTTGGGCGAGGAGGACAGGAACCCGGTGGGCGTGGCCCTTTGGGGGCTCTGCGGCCTGGGCCTCGCCCTGGCGCAGATCACGGGATTCGCGCAGCTCCCCTGGGGGTGGATCCTGATCTTCTGGGGGCTGTGGCTGATCCAGGCCCTCTGGTACTGGGCCGGGCGGAGCCGCTTCTCCGAGGTGCGAGGGGTGCTGGATGTCACCGCCAACCTCGTCCACAACTCGGCGATGCTGGTGATCGCCGCCCAGGTGTGTCTGCTCTACGCCACGGCCGGCTGGTACAAGATCCAGGGGCCGCGCTGGCAGGACGGAACCGCCCTGCACTATCCGCTTCACCTGAACTACTTCAGCCCGTGGACTCCGCTGTCCCAGGCACTCGACAGCGGCTCCGTGATCGTCACGCTGATCACCTACGGCACTGTCATCGCGCAGGTCGCCTTCCCCTTCACCCTCCTCAACCGCCGGGTGAAGAACGTGCTGCTCGCGATCCTGATGACCGAACACGCGACGATCGCGGTGATCTGCGGCTTGCCGTTCTTCTCGCTGGCGATGGTCGTTGCGGACATGGTCTTCCTCCCGACCAACTTCCTGCTGTGGATCGGGTCGAGGGTGTCGTCCACACGGAACCGCATCACCCGCCCGCTCCGCCGCGACAAGGAACCACAGGTAACCGGGGCGAAGGCCCCAGTGTGA
- a CDS encoding IPT/TIG domain-containing protein, whose protein sequence is MSAVVQQQESPQSPGSWPGGDGGNWPRYPRLYEAIPDSGPTSGGNTVLLTGAGLQGTSQVTFGGIPATIVAQDPSGGSVTVVAPPHTAGTVQIIATTPRGNTNSVSYTYTIAPPTGPTVTALVPSSGSTAGGTAFAIIGTNLTGATVTFNGVPATGVSINPMGTVLTGVTPPGPIGNVPVVVTTPAGSTAVAGGYTYTAPPPVVTSLSPSSGSAVGGTAFVITGSSLSGAVVTFNGVAATGVSVNASGTALVGFAPAGAPGNVPVVVTTPAGSTTVAGGYTYTAPPPPVVTSLSPSSGSAVGGAAFVITGSSLSGAVVTFNGVAATGVSVNASGTALVGFTPAGAPGNVPVVVTTPGGSANVAGGYTYV, encoded by the coding sequence ATGTCCGCAGTCGTACAGCAGCAAGAAAGTCCGCAGTCCCCGGGCTCCTGGCCCGGCGGGGACGGGGGAAACTGGCCCAGATATCCGAGGCTCTACGAGGCCATTCCGGACTCGGGACCGACCTCCGGAGGAAATACCGTCCTGCTCACCGGGGCGGGCCTGCAGGGCACAAGCCAGGTCACCTTCGGTGGCATCCCCGCCACCATCGTCGCCCAGGACCCTTCCGGCGGCTCGGTCACCGTCGTAGCGCCCCCGCACACAGCGGGTACGGTCCAGATCATCGCCACCACACCGAGAGGCAACACCAACTCGGTGAGCTACACCTACACCATCGCTCCGCCCACCGGTCCGACGGTCACCGCTCTTGTGCCCAGCAGCGGGTCCACCGCCGGCGGCACCGCGTTCGCCATCATCGGCACCAACCTCACCGGCGCAACCGTCACCTTCAACGGCGTGCCGGCCACCGGAGTGTCCATCAACCCCATGGGGACGGTGCTCACCGGCGTCACGCCGCCCGGCCCCATCGGCAATGTCCCGGTCGTCGTCACCACCCCGGCCGGGAGCACCGCCGTCGCCGGCGGGTACACCTATACGGCGCCTCCGCCCGTGGTCACGTCGCTGTCGCCGTCGTCGGGCAGTGCTGTGGGTGGTACGGCGTTTGTGATCACGGGGAGCAGTTTGAGTGGTGCGGTGGTGACGTTCAACGGGGTTGCGGCGACAGGGGTTTCGGTCAATGCGTCGGGTACGGCGCTGGTCGGCTTCGCCCCTGCCGGGGCGCCGGGCAACGTTCCGGTCGTCGTCACCACCCCGGCGGGCAGTACCACGGTCGCCGGTGGGTACACGTACACCGCCCCGCCTCCGCCTGTCGTCACGTCGCTGTCGCCGTCGTCGGGCAGTGCTGTGGGTGGTGCGGCGTTTGTGATCACGGGGAGCAGTTTGAGTGGTGCGGTGGTGACGTTCAACGGGGTTGCGGCGACGGGGGTTTCGGTCAATGCGTCGGGTACGGCGCTGGTCGGCTTCACCCCTGCCGGGGCGCCGGGCAACGTTCCCGTCGTCGTCACCACCCCGGGCGGCAGCGCCAACGTCGCCGGCGGATACACCTACGTGTGA
- a CDS encoding DUF5819 family protein, which yields MEPRETTSVETGSDAADGGPAPSASSAPRALPPAPNGSWSLLSRIVIAGTIAVLAIVVTLHVVLIFLFVAPSNALSRQYNGLVNGWVYPEFDQNWQLFAPNPLQQNIAVNARAEVKFADGSRRLTNWVGLTAQDLKAIRNNPAPSHAHQNLLRQAWDFYNRTHDVKGRPVGLRGELSEAYVRRIAAHRIGPRVDGGQVVKVQIYASNTPIVPPKWSTERVNTQTTYQVLPWWPVSKKEFQ from the coding sequence GTGGAGCCACGCGAGACAACCTCGGTCGAGACCGGCTCGGACGCCGCCGACGGAGGCCCTGCACCCAGTGCGTCATCTGCCCCCCGTGCGCTGCCGCCTGCGCCCAACGGGTCCTGGTCGCTGCTGTCGCGAATAGTGATCGCGGGAACCATCGCGGTGTTGGCGATCGTCGTCACACTCCACGTGGTCCTGATATTCCTGTTCGTCGCCCCGTCGAACGCCCTCAGCAGGCAGTACAACGGGCTGGTCAACGGCTGGGTCTATCCGGAGTTCGACCAGAACTGGCAGCTTTTCGCCCCGAACCCGCTCCAGCAGAACATCGCCGTGAATGCGCGCGCCGAGGTCAAGTTCGCCGACGGTTCCCGGCGTTTGACGAACTGGGTGGGCCTGACCGCCCAGGACCTCAAGGCGATCAGAAACAATCCCGCACCCAGCCACGCGCACCAGAACCTGCTTCGCCAGGCCTGGGACTTCTACAACAGGACGCACGACGTCAAGGGGCGTCCGGTCGGCCTGCGGGGCGAGCTCTCCGAGGCCTATGTGCGCCGGATCGCGGCACACCGGATCGGGCCCCGGGTCGACGGCGGCCAGGTGGTCAAGGTGCAGATCTACGCGTCGAACACCCCGATTGTCCCGCCGAAGTGGAGTACTGAGCGCGTGAACACCCAGACGACCTACCAGGTGCTTCCGTGGTGGCCGGTCTCCAAGAAGGAGTTCCAGTGA
- a CDS encoding BTAD domain-containing putative transcriptional regulator, with the protein MHIALLGGFDLVVNDVPVTVPVGSKRLLAFIALNGRAAAPRSLVAGSLWPEACEQSAYANLRSALSRLRGIGRKALEVSPTEVRLARKVTVDLHHARSLAQRILDPGVPAEDLNINAATVDQLTDDLLPGWYDEWALREAEQWQQLRLHALEALAGAFIDTKQFAGAVAAAHAAVQANPLRESSQASLIRAHLAEGNPSEALDEFERYTHRLRDELGLRPTPRLCDLVDGLQRPGAGW; encoded by the coding sequence GTGCACATCGCCCTTCTCGGCGGTTTCGACCTAGTGGTGAACGACGTCCCGGTGACGGTGCCCGTCGGTTCGAAACGGCTGCTGGCGTTCATTGCGCTCAACGGTCGTGCCGCTGCCCCTCGCTCCCTGGTTGCGGGGAGCCTCTGGCCCGAGGCATGCGAACAGAGCGCGTACGCGAATCTACGGTCGGCGCTGTCACGCCTGCGTGGCATCGGCAGGAAAGCCCTGGAGGTCAGTCCTACCGAGGTGCGCCTGGCGCGAAAGGTCACCGTTGACCTGCATCACGCCCGGTCGCTGGCCCAGCGCATACTCGACCCCGGCGTCCCGGCCGAAGACCTCAACATCAACGCGGCCACCGTCGACCAGCTCACCGACGACCTGCTGCCCGGCTGGTACGACGAGTGGGCCCTGCGGGAGGCCGAGCAATGGCAGCAGCTCCGGCTCCACGCCCTTGAGGCGCTGGCGGGAGCATTCATCGACACGAAGCAGTTCGCCGGGGCTGTCGCGGCCGCCCACGCGGCCGTACAAGCCAATCCACTACGGGAGAGCAGTCAGGCTTCGCTGATCCGCGCCCACCTGGCGGAGGGCAATCCGTCCGAGGCCTTGGACGAATTCGAACGCTATACGCACCGTCTCCGCGACGAGCTCGGACTTCGCCCCACGCCGCGGCTGTGCGACCTGGTGGACGGACTGCAGCGGCCGGGTGCCGGCTGGTGA